GAGGATTTGGTGCATGTGAATCCAGTCGACTTTGTTCCAGAGCCAAAAGACTTCTTGCCGAAGGTGAAGAGCCCGGAGATGAGAGCTTGGGCTTTAGAAGTCCATTCTCTTTGGAATaatttgagcaggaaagtttcCAAAGGGGTTTTTCACAAGCCCGATTATCATACGTTGCTGCCGTTGAAGAGACCGGTTATAATTCCTGGATCAAGGTTTCGGGAGGTTTATTACTGGGACTCTTATTGGGTGATAAGGTTTGTTTTTTGTTCTTGTTTGGCTTCTTTTTTTCCTTTCCTTTGGCCTTCTGGATTCCTATTTATCTGCGTTCACATACTTGAGGACTCATCTCGAACATGACGCAGCTGCAAGTCTTGCAATCAATGGCAAAACCAGAAAATACATAAGCGGGCATGACTTTAGAAAATAGAAGATTTTGATAAATTGGGAGGGATGGAGTATCCTTATGATGTATTATAATACTAGTACGAGGAAGGGGGAAAGACTCAACTCTGCTATTCCCGTCCTTCCTCTGCCAAAGATTGCTTCGAGTCGAAATGCAGGGAACTTTTAGAGTTGGGAATGATTCTTGGGGTATGGGCATATTCTGAAATACATAACTCGCAATATCGTTCTTTATGTAACATTTAGTGATCACGCGTTCTGTTAACTTTTTTTATTCTACATCGAAATGCTCCAATATTTTTATAATCTGATAAAATTGGTAAAGAATGCAATATGGTTTGATTCAACTTCAAACTACTTCTCTTGATATCCATTTTGGTGTTTCCTTTTATTGTTCCTCACGTGATTCCTTCTGTTGACATCACATTGATGATTGATATGGTTTGATGCAGGGGATTGTTAGCTAGTAAAATGTATGACACTGCAAAAGGGATTGTCTATAATCTTATTTCCCTTATAGATGAATTTGGTTACGTTCTGAATGGTGCAAGGGCATATTACACTAATAGGAGGTAAGGGCTATTTGCCTAaatttgtttcatgctgttattaCAAGTGAAAGCCACTCCATTTTCCACAATGTAAAATTCCTCTATAATGTGCATTTTGCAGTCAACCTCCTCTCTTGAGTTCAATGGTCACAGATATATACAATCGGACAGGTGATAAGGAGTTGGTTGCAAAATCGCTTCCTGCATTATTGAAGGAGCATGAGTTTTGGAATTCAGGTACCAAAATATCATTCTTTCGTAATTGATAGTATCTAATTGGTCATCCGAATTTGCTTCTCAATATCAATTTCCGTAGTGTCTGTTCTTCATGAGCCTTCTTCATATTGTCATTAAGGGATTCATAAAGTGATCATTAAAGATGGTGAAGGTTCAAGTCATGCTTTAAGTCGGTATTATGCAATGTGGAACAAACCAAGGCCAGAGTCATCAACTACGGTATGAAGTTTTCCAACTAAAAATCTTGCTAAATTTGTGAACAACTATAGGACCGAGCTCTTACAAATATATAAATGTTATAGTTTGGTATAACTCATATCTTCGAACTGTAGAATAATGCAGATATCTCATTTTGATCGTTGCGCCACTGAAACAATAATTATAGGATGATGGGAGAGAAAATTTTGGTTCTTTAGTTCTCAAAAGTGTCTTTCACATCTGCAGGACCGGGAGACGGCTTCGAAGCTCTCTAATACTTGTGAAAAAAAGCAGCTTTACCGGGAGCTAGGATCAACTGCCGAATCTGGATGGGATTTCAGTACTAGATGGATGAGGTAGCTTAATTCCTCGTTATTATTGGATATAATCTGGCATAAGATTCCAGTTCGAGATATATACCTAGAATCAATCAAACATGATCTATTCTATATTTAGCTTGTTGCATGTTATGATTGATGGTTTGATTCATCATATGATTTTTTTAGGAATGCGTTTGATCTAACAACATTAGCTACGACGTCAATTATACCTGTGGATTTGAACGCATTCATACTGAAGGTAAGATTTTGATAATTATGCATTCAATAACTTGTTTCTTCCAATGAATGCTTTATTTGTTCCATTTGTTTCCAACATAGATGGAACTCGACATATCCTATCTGGCACACAGTATTGGAGATTCTGATACATCAGAACGCTTTAGAAATGCTTCGGAGGCTAGGAAGAAGGCCATAACTTCAATTCTCTGGAATGCAGAAATGGGACAGTGGGTTGACTACTGGTTGGGCAATTCAAATGTATAGAAGCTGGTGCCATGGAGACTGACTAGAGTTATATCCTATCTTGCTGTCGGTTATCTTTCTGTTCTTGATCTTGGTTTTTGGGCTTTCAGGATGTTATTACATTGAAGGGTTCGAGccagaaaaagaaaatatttgccTCAAATTTTGTCCCCTTGTGGATCCAGCCGTTTGCTTCAGGTTCGGAATCTTCAGGTTTTGACATATGATGATaactttataatttttatgtgtTCAAAGATCATCCATTCCCATCTTATTTCTTGCTCAAAATATCGAGGGCTGGATCTATCAGGAGGTCAAACAGTGGTAGTTGAATCACCTTTAACTAAAAATAAGCTATACTCTGGTCTACTGCCTTTCATAATTAACTTTCTGTTCTGCCGATGCAAAACAAGATATCTCGTTATGTGTCTAAGTTACTAAACTTTGTTACTTCATGATTTCGTAACAGTAATTGAGTTTTGTGTATCAACGgccataattttttcttttattttatgcatatgTTTAGATGCTAAGATAGTGGATAAAGTTATTAGAAGTCTCCAGAATTCAGGGCTGGTTCATTCAGCTGGGATAGCAACTTCTTTGGCAAATTCAGGACAACAATGGTGACTCTCACAATGGGTTCTACTTTTTTTTCCGAAAGTGATAACAattgtttcttggtttatgcaacCACTGAAATTTGTGTGTATTGATGATAATCAGGGATTTCCCAAATGGTTGGGCACCACTTCAACACATGATTGTTGAAGGCCTTGTCAGGTGCGGATCCGAGAAAGCACTAGCTCTTGCACAAGAAACTGCGGTGAAGTGGATCAGAACAAACTACGTAGCATTTAAGAAAACGGGAACGATGCATGAGAAATATGACATACGGAAATGTGGAGACATTGGAGGCGGTGGGGAATACGCACCCCAGGTAAGTCATATTTTGCCTTGGAGTCAAAGAGATCGAAAACACTCAACACTTTGTGTTCTTCTTGGTGCTTAATTTGATCTGTTTTCATACACAGACAGGGTTTGGTTGGTCAAATGGAGTCGTGTTAGCGTTCTTGGAAGAATTTGGATGGCCTAAAGACCTAAAGCCTGACTGTCCATAAATTAACATGGAAAGCAAAGACAACTCATGTGTTGGATTGAAGGGGCAAAATGCTGATTCGGGTAAACCCAATCTGGCTATGCAACAATGATTCAATCTCATGTTTCAAATTGAGGACACTATGATCCACTATTCAAATTTTAAGGTTTATTTTGTACCCAGAGAGGCTTGATTCCAAAGAACGGGTAAAATGTTATTACCAGCTATTGCTCATCCGTGTTCGTATATGCGGTAGGCCAAAGCCATGTTTATAAAAGTTGATGCGCCGCGCCCGGTTTCAATTTTCACCGATTCATTTATATTATCGATTTAATGGCTCCATTGATTATGCTAAGGTTCTGATACTGAATTGAGATCATATATCACACctcttgattttttaaaaaatttaccttTGTGCATGCAACTCATTGAACATCTTTTgcgaaatatatattttatacaaaattaaaatTCTAGTAATTAGATCGAACACGTGCATAAATGTTCGAGACGGCACGATGGATGGAGTTGCAACTTTGCGGGGTAAATCATAATACTGTCGTTCGAGATTTTCACAATTTTTTGTGAAGAAAGAATTGACCAGTGGGCCGTCTGTGTTCATGAATAAAAGGGAATTTCATAATACTTTTCGCAAAGAAGAAAGGgacatttatttaaaatgtacACAAACAAAGAATAAGAAGGCACGAAAAGAAGCAATAGGGGTATGaaagtttatatttaaatggaAAAAAAGTACAGACTCAACGAGTCTCATTGTGCCGACAAATTAAATTCTCCTTTCAAGaatcatttcataatttttttaaaaaaaaaaacaagattaGAGCATATAACAAGAAATAATTGTAGCAGAAATCATGAACACAGGAATCTTGAAGCAGGACAAAGCAGAAGCCTGGACTGGAATGGAGCCAGAAACAGTAGGATAGGAGGGAGCGGCAGCAGCAGAATCAGGTCCCGGCGCTGATGAAACTGGATAAGATCCATTCCCGTATACAAAAATGTGAAGCTTCTGTGATTTTTGACAGTGCCCTTCAACTCCACTGATGAAGTAAAAATTTCCAGGCTTGGTGACTGTTGAACAAAGAGTTGCCATCGTTCATGTGCAAGATTGGATATTTCAGATTGCAGCTAGAGTAGGATTCAATATCTCTGACTTGGATGACCGAATCTCGACTCGGAGGGTACAAGAAAACTGcccaaaaagaagaaaaagaaaaaaagaaagaggAATCAATCATCCCCAATATATGTGTGTGATTCAAAATAGAATGTACTTACAGAGGGAGTCTCCCATCGTGAGATTGTGATATTTTGACCATCTGTTGTAGATTTCTGGATTTGAAGAAGTGGGTATCCCCCATGAATCTAAATCTCCAACTTTGTAGGTTTCACACAACACTTTTATTTGGATTGATGCGAGAAAAATAAGGGAACAATACAAGAAACTAATGAATCTTGGAGGTTTTGTGAGATTAGCCATTGGTAAATCTGAAGCTAAAGAGAGGAGGCACTGATCTGTCAGTTcatatgaataaataaattagaccTCACATCGATCTgggaaaatgaggaaaaagggaGTCATggaatactttattaagaaaaaGGGAGTGaatgtaatttatatttttatcctttgtttaaaatttatttaaaaactaatttttttattaatgtattttaattttatatataataaaatttataatttaattaaataaaaaaacttacTCGAACCAATTTTTCTATCTTTCCCGATTCAATCTTagatttcatttcatttttatcTTCACAAAAAATACTTTTATTCTCAACTTTTCATCATCTCATTTTTTGGCTAACAATTAACCACGAAcaacaaatacaaaaaaaaaaaccatatattgaaaagaaatttattttgagatatgaAATTTATTGGGTTTCGTCAGTGTTCATGAACCAGAGTGAAAAAATTCACCCTGAGTCGTGAAGCCAAGGGTCGTGTCACGACCCACGGCTTTCATGACCCTGGGTCGTGAAGCGGTCGTGAAGCACAAGACCAAGCGACCCCGAGGTCGTGGCTTGAAGATTTCACGATCCATGGGTCGTGACACGAcccattaattttaaatttttataattaataatctttgttttgttttaaatttatataactaataatctaatgtttgttttttttatatatttatttttccgCTAAACTTGGAAGAAATCAATTTTTTGAATGCAAGTTAACTTTAAAATCAAAATACGTTGAGATCTGTAAGAAGATTGTATCATTTTTAAATGAGAAAGAGATAGAATATTTGGTGGAGTACACTCAATTtggtaatttaattttatgtgCTAAGGATTATAACAATTTCAATCAAAACTGAGTCGAGGGTTACGAACTCGTCACAAAATTGGGTCGAGATTATACTCGACCCACGACCCAATAAAATTGGGTCGCGTGGGGTCGAGATGGGTCGAGaagcatatatatatgtatagatTTTAATATATTGTAATAGATGGGTCGAGAagcatattattataaaatttgttaaaaattttagtataattataaaatttataaaatttgttaatgTTTACATACAATAAACATTAATTTCATATGCTTTGATATACATTCATTACATTAAAGTGAATATGTAATGAAAtttgttataaatttttttagttatattattataaaatttgttacGAATTTTAGTagaattataaaatttgttaatgTTTATATACAATAAACATTAATTTCATATGCTTCGATATACATTCATTAAAGTGAATATGTAATGAAatttattatgaatttttttagttctattattataaaatttgttatgaattttagtggaattataaaatttgttaagattTTTAGTCGAGTATAAATTCAACACACATTGTTAGAATAAGAGATACATTCTTCtacttgttatgaattttttaacTAACATACTTAAATTATAACATATAACTAATGTTtacacaaataaattttttatatatatttacattcTAATCATATATAAAgtgaattatatattataaaatgatcaaaactca
This window of the Primulina tabacum isolate GXHZ01 chromosome 4, ASM2559414v2, whole genome shotgun sequence genome carries:
- the LOC142542779 gene encoding LOW QUALITY PROTEIN: early nodulin-like protein 8 (The sequence of the model RefSeq protein was modified relative to this genomic sequence to represent the inferred CDS: deleted 1 base in 1 codon), translating into MANLTKPPRFISFLYCSLIFLASIQIKVLCETYKVGDLDSWGIPTSSNPEIYNRWSKYHNLTMGDSLFFLYPPSRDSVIQVRDIESYSSCNLKYPILHMNDGNSLFNVTKPGNFYFISGVEGHCQKSQKLHIFVYGNGSYPVSSAPGPDSAAAAPSYPTVSGSIPVQASALSCFKIPVFMISATIISCYML
- the LOC142542778 gene encoding putative trehalase isoform X1, whose translation is MAQNALLNPVIALIFLFTAVPVLVASSFVAGNACKPTDRGPVIPTTPLVTFLELVQKTAYKTYGHKGFDPKLYVDLSLKNNLSITVQEFHELPRTENGSVPVKELNSFIEEHFGDAEEDLVHVNPVDFVPEPKDFLPKVKSPEMRAWALEVHSLWNNLSRKVSKGVFHKPDYHTLLPLKRPVIIPGSRFREVYYWDSYWVIRGLLASKMYDTAKGIVYNLISLIDEFGYVLNGARAYYTNRSQPPLLSSMVTDIYNRTGDKELVAKSLPALLKEHEFWNSGIHKVIIKDGEGSSHALSRYYAMWNKPRPESSTTDRETASKLSNTCEKKQLYRELGSTAESGWDFSTRWMRNAFDLTTLATTSIIPVDLNAFILKMELDISYLAHSIGDSDTSERFRNASEARKKAITSILWNAEMGQWVDYWLGNSNDVITLKGSSQKKKIFASNFVPLWIQPFASGSESSDAKIVDKVIRSLQNSGLVHSAGIATSLANSGQQWDFPNGWAPLQHMIVEGLVRCGSEKALALAQETAVKWIRTNYVAFKKTGTMHEKYDIRKCGDIGGGGEYAPQTGFGWSNGVVLAFLEEFGWPKDLKPDCP
- the LOC142542778 gene encoding putative trehalase isoform X2, whose amino-acid sequence is MAQNALLNPVIALIFLFTAVPVLVASSFVAGNACKPTDRGPVIPTTPLVTFLELVQKTAYKTYGHKGFDPKLYVDLSLKNNLSITVQEFHELPRTENGSVPVKELNSFIEEHFGDAEEDLVHVNPVDFVPEPKDFLPKVKSPEMRAWALEVHSLWNNLSRKVSKGVFHKPDYHTLLPLKRPVIIPGSRFREVYYWDSYWVIRGLLASKMYDTAKGIVYNLISLIDEFGYVLNGARAYYTNRSQPPLLSSMVTDIYNRTGDKELVAKSLPALLKEHEFWNSGIHKVIIKDGEGSSHALSRYYAMWNKPRPESSTTDRETASKLSNTCEKKQLYRELGSTAESGWDFSTRWMRNAFDLTTLATTSIIPVDLNAFILKMELDISYLAHSIGDSDTSERFRNASEARKKAITSILWNAEMGQWVDYWLGNSNDVITLKGSSQKKKIFASNFVPLWIQPFASDAKIVDKVIRSLQNSGLVHSAGIATSLANSGQQWDFPNGWAPLQHMIVEGLVRCGSEKALALAQETAVKWIRTNYVAFKKTGTMHEKYDIRKCGDIGGGGEYAPQTGFGWSNGVVLAFLEEFGWPKDLKPDCP